A region from the Lolium perenne isolate Kyuss_39 chromosome 4, Kyuss_2.0, whole genome shotgun sequence genome encodes:
- the LOC127295686 gene encoding COBRA-like protein 7: MPASIALLLGAILLAAGLAAAQTPTPTPRQPPATAAEAPAPDPGCNGIQLNYNLQSRTKIRPFVPDQTKQPYSFKANFSVVNGGTRPLRSWAMLVTFAHDEILVGVDGAVLTAGPDLPYNTTADAGNATSFSGYPQTDLLTPIATAGDITQIQASVGLLGTLFAGPIGKVPVTLPTALSLDDPDYACPPATNVTATVLSTCCLLTPKALANATAPDANATDPTKTFLPRGTGDLVITYDVIQAYPTSYLALVTMENNAKLGRLDNWRLSWEWRRAEFIYSIKGAYTTKKDASDCVYGPAGQYYQSTDFSQVLNCQKNPVIIDLPLSRYNDTQMGRIEHCCRNGTILPKSMDASQSKSAFQIQVFKMPPDTNRTKLFPPANFKIAGGSSLNPDYTCGQPMPVSPTGFPDPSGLDSTTLAVATWQVVCNITKPKDAKPKCCVTFSAFYNDSVIPCNTCACGCPANRRGPTCSTTAQSMILPPEALLVPFDNRTLKAQAWAELKHYNAPRPIPCGDYCGVSINWHVSSDFSKGWSARVTLFNWGDVDMANWFAAMVMDKAYAGFEKAYSFNATAVGNDTVFMQGLEGLNYLVKQTNMSGTDYLVPGKQQSVLSFDKKLTPSLDVIAGEGFPTKVFFNGEECAMPQRFPIKSGSSTRLSSSALALVLLLAASSAFLLLQQ, from the coding sequence ATGCCTGCCTCCATAGCCCTGCTCCTCGGGGCCATCCTGCTCGCCGCGGGCCTCGCGGCGGCGCAGACGCCCACGCCCACGCCGAGGCAGccgccggcgacggcggcggaggcgcCCGCGCCGGACCCGGGCTGCAACGGCATCCAGCTCAACTACAACCTGCAGAGCCGCACCAAGATCCGCCCCTTCGTCCCCGACCAGACCAAGCAGCCCTACTCCTTCAAGGCCAACTTCTCCGTCGTCAACGGCGGCACGCGCCCGCTCCGCTCCTGGGCGATGCTCGTCACCTTCGCCCACGACGAGATCCTCGTCGGCGTCGACGGCGCCGTGCTCACCGCGGGCCCCGACCTCCCCTACAACACCACCGCCGACGCCGGCAACGCCACCTCCTTCTCCGGCTACCCGCAGACAGACCTCCTCACCCCCATCGCCACCGCCGGGGACATCACGCAGATCCAGGCCTCCGTCGGCCTGCTCGGCACGCTCTTCGCGGGGCCCATCGGGAAGGTCCCCGTCACGCTCCCCACCGCGCTCTCCCTCGACGACCCGGACTACGCCTGCCCGCCGGCCACCAACGTCACCGCCACCGTCCTCTCCACCTGCTGCCTCCTCACCCCAAAAGCCCTCGCCAACGCCACGGCCCCCGACGCCAACGCCACCGACCCCACCAAAACCTTCCTCCCGCGCGGCACCGGCGACCTCGTCATCACCTACGACGTCATCCAGGCCTACCCCACCAGCTACCTCGCGCTCGTCACCATGGAAAACAACGCCAAGCTCGGCCGCCTCGACAACTGGCGCCTCTCCTGGGAGTGGCGCCGCGCCGAGTTCATCTACTCCATCAAGGGCGCCTACACCACAAAAAAGGACGCCAGCGACTGCGTCTACGGCCCCGCGGGGCAGTACTACCAGAGCACCGACTTCTCCCAGGTGCTCAACTGCCAGAAAAACCCCGTCATCATCGACCTGCCGCTCTCCCGCTACAACGACACCCAGATGGGCAGGATCGAACACTGCTGCCGGAACGGCACCATCCTGCCCAAGTCCATGGACGCCTCCCAGTCCAAATCCGCCTTCCAGATCCAGGTCTTCAAGATGCCGCCGGACACCAACAGGACCAAGCTCTTCCCGCCCGCCAATTTCAAGATCGCCGGCGGCTCCTCCCTCAACCCGGACTACACCTGCGGCCAGCCGATGCCAGTCAGCCCCACCGGCTTCCCCGACCCCAGCGGGCTCGACTCCACCACCCTCGCCGTCGCCACGTGGCAGGTCGTCTGCAACATCACCAAGCCCAAGGACGCCAAGCCCAAGTGCTGCGTCACCTTCTCCGCGTTCTACAACGACTCGGTGATCCCCTGCAACACCTGCGCATGCGGCTGTCCGGCCAACCGGCGGGGCCCTACCTGCAGCACCACTGCCCAGTCCATGATCCTGCCACCAGAAGCCCTGCTCGTGCCGTTCGACAACCGCACACTGAAAGCCCAGGCCTGGGCCGAGCTCAAGCACTACAATGCTCCTCGGCCGATCCCCTGCGGCGACTACTGCGGCGTCAGCATCAACTGGCATGTATCGTCGGACTTCAGCAAAGGCTGGAGCGCCCGGGTGACGTTGTTCAATTGGGGGGACGTCGACATGGCCAACTGGTTCGCCGCCATGGTCATGGACAAGGCGTACGCCGGGTTCGAGAAGGCCTACTCTTTCAACGCCACGGCGGTGGGCAACGACACCGTCTTCATGCAGGGCCTTGAGGGGCTCAACTACCTCGTGAAGCAGACCAACATGAGCGGGACCGACTACCTCGTGCCCGGAAAGCAGCAATCGGTCCTCTCGTTCGACAAGAAGCTCACTCCTTCGCTCGATGTCATCGCCGGAGAAGGGTTCCCGACAAAGGTCTTCTTCAACGGCGAGGAGTGTGCTATGCCACAGAGGTTTCCGATCAAAAGCGGATCCAGTACACGTCTCAGCAGCAGCGCCCTTGCTTTGGTCTTGCTCCTGGCTGCATCTTCGGCCTTCCTATTGCTTCAGCAATGA